A DNA window from Paenibacillus andongensis contains the following coding sequences:
- a CDS encoding TetR/AcrR family transcriptional regulator, translating into MDAKKLLIMEAAKKSFSLFGYKGTTMDQIAKIAGVGKATIYTFFANKEDLLHEIVQSLIAEMKAVADKAIAEGATPFEKIHSAIYGVLVFRKEHELLIQLAHEVQQFGSPVTIEAMASIETEVIQFMSEHMERAIHNGTMKSCDPKMTAFILFKLYVALVFDWEKQKQNVPLTDERIMNTLQLYFDNFLIK; encoded by the coding sequence ATGGATGCCAAAAAATTGTTGATTATGGAAGCAGCGAAGAAATCATTTTCACTTTTTGGGTACAAAGGTACAACGATGGATCAAATCGCCAAAATAGCCGGTGTCGGCAAAGCGACGATCTATACGTTTTTTGCCAATAAGGAAGATCTTTTGCATGAAATTGTACAATCGTTAATTGCCGAAATGAAAGCAGTCGCCGATAAAGCAATTGCAGAAGGAGCGACACCCTTCGAGAAAATTCATAGTGCGATTTATGGGGTTCTCGTTTTTCGCAAAGAGCATGAGCTGCTCATCCAATTAGCTCACGAGGTTCAACAATTTGGCAGTCCGGTAACGATCGAAGCGATGGCCAGTATCGAAACAGAAGTGATCCAGTTCATGAGTGAACATATGGAACGCGCGATACATAACGGCACGATGAAGAGCTGTGACCCGAAAATGACGGCTTTCATTTTATTCAAGCTGTATGTCGCTTTAGTTTTTGATTGGGAGAAACAAAAGCAGAACGTGCCATTAACCGACGAGCGGATTATGAACACGCTGCAGTTGTATTTTGATAACTTTCTGATTAAGTAA
- a CDS encoding HlyD family secretion protein: MRFIRPMVYSAMAIVIGTSAFLLTTKQATSQTDVVNQLHPTAYIETNEVSASFKVGGRVTEILVKEGDVVKKGQVLARLQSTEIEAKVEQAKAAVALAQGKIAEAQGATATAQAKKQQGIAGVNVTADTAEQQVEQAKAAVSAAQAKVDGLHNGARPEEKKQAEIQFQAASEVYTIAEQNLNRMKAMLEQGLVAQADVDKVKVSFEEAKTKRDLAQQQLNMANQGPREEEIRGAEALLAQAQATLKLAEANRGNVQVRQGDVAAATAAVQQAQGAIQSAQSGEQQAKAAQLEAETYLSYTELVAPNDGVILSQSAQVGELVGSGFPVFSVESTEKRWAKFYLPETSIAGLKVGNNISMTMLSTGEKVVGTVKTVAAAPDFAIKKATQTSGETDIRSFGIKIELNTLPDTATTGMTLQWNGKTEG, from the coding sequence ATGCGATTTATTAGACCAATGGTTTATTCCGCGATGGCGATTGTCATCGGAACGAGTGCATTTCTTTTAACAACCAAACAGGCAACTAGCCAAACAGATGTCGTTAACCAACTGCATCCTACGGCTTATATTGAAACGAACGAAGTAAGCGCCAGCTTCAAAGTAGGCGGAAGAGTCACCGAAATCCTCGTGAAAGAAGGGGATGTCGTGAAAAAAGGGCAAGTGCTGGCACGTCTGCAAAGCACCGAGATTGAAGCCAAAGTCGAGCAGGCCAAAGCGGCCGTCGCGCTCGCTCAAGGCAAGATCGCTGAGGCACAAGGAGCAACAGCGACCGCTCAAGCGAAGAAGCAGCAGGGCATTGCCGGTGTCAACGTGACGGCTGATACAGCCGAGCAGCAAGTGGAGCAGGCCAAAGCGGCTGTTAGCGCTGCACAAGCCAAAGTGGATGGACTGCATAATGGGGCGCGTCCGGAAGAGAAGAAGCAAGCTGAGATTCAGTTCCAAGCGGCTTCCGAAGTATATACCATTGCTGAGCAAAACTTGAATCGGATGAAAGCGATGCTGGAGCAAGGGCTTGTTGCACAAGCTGACGTAGATAAAGTGAAGGTGAGCTTCGAAGAAGCGAAAACGAAACGCGACCTGGCACAGCAGCAGTTAAACATGGCGAATCAAGGACCGCGTGAGGAAGAAATTCGCGGAGCTGAAGCTTTGCTAGCCCAAGCGCAAGCGACCTTGAAGCTAGCTGAAGCCAATCGCGGCAACGTGCAGGTGAGACAGGGCGATGTAGCGGCAGCAACAGCAGCTGTACAGCAAGCTCAAGGTGCAATTCAATCGGCGCAATCTGGTGAACAGCAAGCGAAAGCGGCTCAGCTGGAAGCAGAGACTTACTTGAGCTACACAGAGTTAGTTGCACCAAACGACGGGGTCATTCTTAGTCAATCTGCTCAGGTGGGCGAGCTTGTAGGCTCCGGATTCCCCGTATTCTCGGTCGAGTCGACGGAGAAACGCTGGGCTAAGTTTTACTTGCCGGAGACATCTATAGCTGGACTGAAAGTTGGCAACAACATCAGCATGACCATGCTGTCAACGGGCGAGAAAGTCGTTGGTACAGTAAAAACCGTAGCGGCTGCGCCGGATTTTGCAATCAAGAAAGCGACACAAACCTCAGGCGAAACGGACATTCGTTCGTTTGGGATCAAAATTGAACTGAACACATTGCCAGACACAGCAACAACGGGAATGACCTTGCAATGGAACGGTAAAACGGAAGGATGA
- a CDS encoding ABC transporter permease codes for MDLQIGKLITEEWKHILKDRRLFLILFFVPILYTVLFGSIYLHHKVTEMATVVIDEDQSPLSRQIIQAFEQSETFQIKKEYHSEEDVKRALSTGEAKVGLIIPSNFEAKLKHGETLPLLTLIDGSNMMISNSATKGANEVITTFSMGYSQKKLQLKQGLQNEEVMNTLSPIPFRYRIMYNSAFNYSDFMLYGLVGAILQQVLFLGIALTITREKDAGTWQRFEAWRRNPWRIAYAKTAPYFLINFFNTSVTFVIALYAFGAPMSGSLLVGLAVVVSFTFAVSGIGYLISLFSSNQLGATQTAMLIAVPSFMLSGFTWPFEAMPKVLQVVGHMLPLTYFLDGVRNVFVKGNDFSVIWHDCVSLILTGALTYFIAMLLTRFVIFSKKKSKDAAAGTRTVLPPGSNITL; via the coding sequence ATGGATCTTCAGATTGGCAAGCTAATTACAGAAGAATGGAAGCACATTCTGAAGGACCGACGTCTTTTTCTGATCTTGTTCTTCGTTCCGATTTTATATACGGTGCTGTTCGGATCGATTTACTTACACCATAAAGTGACCGAAATGGCCACTGTTGTTATCGATGAAGACCAAAGTCCTCTCAGTCGTCAAATCATTCAAGCCTTCGAGCAAAGTGAAACGTTCCAGATCAAGAAAGAATATCATTCGGAGGAAGATGTGAAGCGGGCGCTTTCAACGGGAGAGGCCAAGGTTGGCCTTATTATTCCGTCTAATTTCGAAGCGAAGCTGAAGCATGGTGAGACACTGCCGCTGCTTACACTGATCGATGGCAGCAACATGATGATTTCGAATTCCGCTACTAAAGGGGCTAACGAAGTCATCACAACCTTCAGCATGGGTTACTCACAAAAAAAGCTCCAACTTAAACAAGGACTGCAGAATGAAGAAGTAATGAATACACTCTCTCCAATTCCTTTTCGATATCGCATTATGTACAATTCAGCTTTCAACTATAGTGATTTTATGCTTTACGGACTAGTTGGCGCGATTTTGCAGCAAGTTCTGTTTCTTGGCATTGCCTTAACCATCACTCGCGAGAAAGATGCAGGAACATGGCAGCGGTTCGAAGCATGGAGAAGAAATCCGTGGCGCATCGCATACGCGAAGACAGCTCCATATTTCTTAATCAATTTCTTTAATACATCGGTTACCTTCGTTATCGCTTTGTATGCCTTTGGTGCACCTATGAGCGGCAGTTTGCTTGTCGGCTTGGCCGTCGTTGTCAGCTTTACCTTTGCCGTCAGCGGTATCGGTTATCTGATCAGCTTATTCTCGAGCAATCAGCTCGGAGCGACGCAGACTGCGATGTTAATTGCGGTGCCTTCCTTCATGCTATCGGGGTTCACTTGGCCATTCGAAGCCATGCCTAAAGTACTGCAGGTGGTCGGGCATATGCTTCCGCTTACGTACTTTTTAGATGGCGTGCGCAACGTATTTGTGAAAGGGAATGACTTTTCGGTCATTTGGCATGATTGCGTTTCATTGATTTTGACCGGTGCACTGACCTATTTCATTGCTATGTTGTTAACTCGTTTCGTTATCTTCTCTAAAAAGAAGTCAAAAGATGCCGCTGCGGGCACGCGAACTGTGCTGCCACCCGGTTCGAATATCACGCTATAA
- a CDS encoding TolC family protein, whose amino-acid sequence MKKTLISLSAALLLLSSTTQTLVFADNAQDPNQNVYVNVDVLETVSSVDLTYVLDKALKDSHNLALLTLKYAAQGSKKGDLEQQMNEMGSASMTPGHLPSTPAEVTNTGNPQLPNLTNPTDIAWTVMQNNAMNQMMQGMGALAGGMNKIISSQRAQMSTAAHQLGTDQRNSLLQSDEAKAGIRLQTIAQYVQLLAQKKQLDFMKEYEGVIEKDLLKATLFAQQGLASPDDVETVQKAINKQKDDIATLLNNYRLGLVQLSTDIGISYDPNLVIKDIESISVDPISETDTTTLLKASYQMKTAGNNIDEAVWETGHTVTQNTYGDTYQGVNLAINGQKNEQTKLELTKKIQTTYNDAKNAYQAVLTEQRNLNDVQADFSKMNFRYSVGVISKHDLNKFAIKVRQNETALAAAKLKYYVLKEKAKAMDTGFIQ is encoded by the coding sequence TTGAAAAAAACGCTCATAAGTTTATCAGCAGCCCTGTTACTCCTTTCAAGCACAACGCAAACTCTCGTATTCGCCGATAATGCCCAAGATCCAAATCAAAATGTATACGTCAATGTAGACGTTCTGGAAACCGTATCTTCCGTGGATTTGACATACGTGCTGGATAAAGCGCTGAAAGATTCCCATAACCTTGCCCTGCTAACGCTAAAATACGCGGCTCAAGGCAGTAAAAAGGGCGATCTGGAACAGCAAATGAACGAGATGGGTTCGGCCTCGATGACGCCTGGTCATTTGCCGAGCACGCCTGCGGAGGTCACCAATACAGGAAATCCTCAGCTGCCTAACCTAACCAACCCAACCGATATCGCCTGGACGGTCATGCAAAATAATGCCATGAACCAGATGATGCAGGGGATGGGGGCTCTGGCTGGCGGCATGAATAAAATCATATCCTCCCAACGCGCGCAAATGAGCACAGCAGCGCATCAGCTCGGGACGGACCAGCGGAACTCGCTGCTGCAGTCAGATGAAGCTAAGGCGGGCATCCGCCTGCAAACCATTGCGCAATATGTGCAGCTATTAGCACAGAAGAAGCAGCTAGATTTCATGAAGGAATATGAAGGTGTGATAGAGAAAGACCTGCTGAAAGCTACGCTTTTCGCGCAGCAAGGGTTAGCATCACCTGACGATGTGGAGACGGTGCAAAAAGCCATCAATAAGCAAAAGGATGATATCGCAACATTGCTTAATAACTACCGGTTGGGGCTAGTTCAGCTTTCGACCGACATTGGGATTTCCTACGACCCTAATCTAGTAATCAAGGATATCGAGTCTATTTCAGTAGATCCCATTTCGGAGACAGATACGACTACCTTGTTGAAGGCTTCCTATCAGATGAAAACAGCCGGTAATAACATCGACGAAGCCGTATGGGAAACGGGTCACACGGTTACCCAAAACACCTATGGTGACACGTATCAAGGCGTTAATCTGGCGATAAACGGGCAGAAAAATGAGCAAACCAAGCTTGAACTGACCAAGAAAATTCAAACGACGTACAACGATGCCAAGAATGCGTATCAAGCCGTTCTCACGGAACAGCGGAACTTGAATGATGTGCAGGCCGATTTTAGTAAAATGAATTTTCGATATAGCGTTGGCGTCATCTCCAAACATGATCTGAATAAATTCGCGATCAAAGTCCGTCAGAATGAAACAGCCTTAGCCGCTGCTAAGCTTAAATATTACGTGTTAAAAGAAAAAGCGAAAGCGATGGATACGGGATTTATCCAATAA
- the gatC gene encoding Asp-tRNA(Asn)/Glu-tRNA(Gln) amidotransferase subunit GatC → MSITKTDVEHVAKLARLDLSDNEKELFTEQLNAILKYAEQLNELNTEGVIPTSHAMPLVNVMREDVTKPSLPIEKVMLNAPDHEDGQFKVPAVLE, encoded by the coding sequence TTGAGCATAACGAAAACAGATGTCGAGCACGTTGCGAAGTTGGCTAGACTCGACCTGAGTGATAACGAGAAAGAACTATTTACCGAACAGCTAAATGCCATTTTAAAATATGCCGAGCAGCTGAATGAGCTGAATACCGAAGGTGTTATTCCGACAAGTCATGCCATGCCGTTAGTCAACGTCATGCGTGAAGATGTCACGAAGCCATCGCTGCCTATTGAGAAAGTGATGCTGAACGCACCCGATCACGAAGACGGGCAATTCAAAGTCCCAGCTGTTTTAGAATAA
- the gatA gene encoding Asp-tRNA(Asn)/Glu-tRNA(Gln) amidotransferase subunit GatA, translating to MSLFDLNLQQIHAKLQGKELKVADLVDQSYTRIQQVENKVRAFLTLDEENARQAAAKLDEQFASISERGPLFGLPIGIKDNMVTEGLKTTCASKILSNFTPIYDATVVTKLKDAQTVTIGKLNMDEFAMGGSNENSAFHPSHNPWNTDYVPGGSSGGSAAAVAAGEVYFALGSDTGGSIRQPAAYCGIVGLKPTYGLVSRYGLVAFASSLDQIGPLTKNVEDSAYLLQAIAGYDPKDSTSAKVDIPDYLSALTGDIKGLRIGVPKEYMGNGIDPAVKEKVLEALKVLEGLGAVWEEVTLPHSEYAVATYYLLASSEASSNLARFDGVRYGVRSDNARNLLDLYHMSRSEGFGPEVKRRIMLGTYALSSGYYDAYYLKAQQVRTLIKQDFDQVFEKYDIIIGPTAPTPAFKIGEQSSDPLTMYLNDIMTIPVSLAGIPAISVPCGFVNELPVGLQVIGKALDEATLLRVAHAFEQHTDHHKQRPQL from the coding sequence TTGTCTTTGTTTGATTTAAACCTACAACAAATTCACGCGAAGCTTCAAGGCAAAGAACTTAAAGTTGCCGATCTCGTGGATCAATCCTATACAAGAATTCAGCAAGTGGAGAACAAGGTTCGCGCCTTTCTTACATTAGATGAAGAGAACGCCAGACAAGCTGCCGCCAAGTTGGACGAGCAGTTCGCGAGCATCAGTGAACGCGGCCCTTTATTCGGCCTTCCGATTGGGATCAAAGATAACATGGTCACCGAGGGTTTGAAAACGACCTGTGCAAGCAAAATCTTATCCAATTTCACGCCGATCTATGATGCAACCGTGGTTACCAAGCTCAAAGATGCTCAAACTGTTACGATCGGCAAGCTCAACATGGATGAATTCGCGATGGGCGGCTCCAATGAGAACTCCGCTTTCCATCCGTCCCACAATCCGTGGAACACGGATTACGTACCGGGCGGCTCCAGCGGCGGCTCCGCTGCAGCAGTAGCTGCAGGCGAAGTGTACTTCGCGCTGGGTTCAGACACAGGCGGCTCGATTCGCCAGCCTGCCGCTTACTGCGGTATCGTCGGGTTGAAGCCGACGTACGGTCTCGTGTCCCGCTATGGTCTAGTCGCGTTCGCGTCCTCACTCGACCAAATCGGGCCGCTGACGAAGAACGTCGAAGACTCCGCCTACTTGCTGCAAGCCATCGCCGGCTACGACCCGAAGGATTCCACATCTGCGAAAGTGGATATCCCAGATTACCTTAGCGCATTGACCGGTGATATCAAGGGCCTGCGCATCGGTGTACCCAAAGAATACATGGGCAATGGTATCGACCCTGCGGTCAAAGAGAAAGTGCTTGAAGCGCTCAAAGTGCTTGAAGGCTTAGGCGCTGTATGGGAAGAAGTGACGCTGCCTCATTCTGAGTATGCCGTAGCGACTTACTACTTGCTCGCTTCTTCCGAAGCGTCCTCGAACCTTGCGCGCTTTGATGGCGTGCGCTACGGTGTACGTTCGGACAACGCTCGCAACTTACTGGACTTGTACCACATGTCGCGCAGCGAAGGCTTTGGCCCCGAGGTCAAACGCCGCATTATGCTTGGAACCTATGCATTAAGCTCAGGCTACTATGATGCTTACTACTTGAAAGCACAACAAGTCCGCACCCTGATCAAGCAAGATTTCGATCAAGTGTTTGAGAAATACGACATCATCATCGGACCAACGGCTCCGACACCTGCTTTCAAAATCGGTGAGCAAAGCAGTGATCCACTCACGATGTATTTGAACGATATCATGACCATTCCGGTCAGTTTGGCGGGCATTCCTGCGATTAGCGTACCTTGCGGATTCGTGAACGAACTTCCCGTTGGCCTGCAAGTCATCGGCAAAGCGTTGGATGAAGCTACCCTTCTGCGTGTAGCCCACGCTTTCGAGCAGCATACAGATCATCATAAGCAGCGCCCGCAGTTGTAG
- the gatB gene encoding Asp-tRNA(Asn)/Glu-tRNA(Gln) amidotransferase subunit GatB, translated as MLSATDTQFETVVGLEVHVELHTASKIFCSCATSFGAPPNTNTCPVCLGHPGVLPVLNRQAVEYAMKAAMALNCTISTHSKFDRKNYFYPDSPDAYQTSQYDQPIGLNGWIDIEVNGVSKRIGVTRVHLEEDAGKLTHVDGGYTSLVDLNRAGTPLIEIVSEPDLRSPEEARAYLEKLRAIMIYCDVSDVKMEEGSLRCDANISLRPFGQEKFGTRAELKNMNSFRGVQRGLEYEEYRQAEILRSGDEVEQETRRWDEAQGKTLSMRGKEDAHDYRYFPDPDLVSLHIDDAWKASVKASIPELPDARKARYSSEYGLPSYDADVITSSMKLANFFEESLQYTKDAKAVSNWIMGDLLGYLNANNLELADVKITGKGLGEMIGLIEKGTISTKIAKTVFKEMIESGKEPQKIVEEQGLVQISDEGAIKTIVEQVVENSPQSVADFKAGKEKAVGFLVGQVMKETKGKANPGLVNKLIVECLNSK; from the coding sequence ATTTTGTCGGCAACAGATACCCAATTTGAAACTGTAGTCGGTCTTGAAGTTCACGTAGAACTTCATACCGCTTCCAAAATATTTTGTAGTTGTGCAACCTCATTCGGAGCACCTCCGAATACGAATACATGTCCGGTTTGTTTAGGTCACCCAGGTGTACTTCCGGTACTTAACCGTCAAGCAGTTGAATATGCGATGAAAGCCGCTATGGCTCTCAATTGTACGATTTCCACACATAGTAAATTTGACCGTAAAAACTACTTTTACCCGGATTCACCGGATGCCTACCAAACTTCGCAATATGATCAGCCGATCGGCTTGAACGGTTGGATCGATATTGAAGTGAATGGAGTAAGCAAGCGTATTGGCGTGACTCGCGTTCATCTAGAGGAAGATGCAGGTAAGCTGACACACGTTGATGGTGGTTACACCTCACTTGTGGATTTGAACCGTGCGGGAACGCCTCTGATTGAAATCGTATCCGAGCCTGATCTGCGTTCGCCAGAGGAGGCACGGGCTTATCTGGAGAAGCTCAGAGCGATCATGATCTATTGTGACGTTTCCGATGTGAAAATGGAGGAAGGCTCGCTGCGCTGTGACGCCAACATCAGCTTGCGTCCTTTCGGGCAAGAGAAATTCGGCACGAGAGCCGAGCTGAAGAACATGAACTCGTTCCGCGGTGTCCAAAGAGGACTCGAGTACGAGGAATATCGCCAAGCCGAAATTCTCCGCAGCGGTGACGAAGTTGAGCAAGAAACCCGCCGCTGGGATGAAGCGCAAGGCAAGACTTTGTCCATGCGCGGCAAAGAAGATGCTCATGATTACCGCTACTTCCCAGATCCGGATCTCGTTAGCCTGCATATCGACGATGCTTGGAAAGCTAGTGTCAAAGCCTCTATCCCTGAATTGCCTGACGCGCGTAAAGCGAGATACAGCAGTGAGTATGGGCTGCCAAGCTATGATGCCGATGTAATCACTTCATCCATGAAGCTGGCAAATTTCTTCGAAGAGAGCTTGCAATATACTAAAGATGCCAAAGCGGTCTCGAACTGGATCATGGGTGATCTGCTTGGGTATTTGAACGCGAATAACCTCGAACTAGCCGATGTGAAAATCACGGGTAAGGGCTTGGGCGAGATGATTGGTCTGATTGAGAAAGGCACAATCTCCACCAAAATCGCCAAAACAGTGTTCAAGGAAATGATCGAATCCGGCAAAGAGCCGCAAAAGATCGTTGAAGAGCAAGGGCTTGTACAAATCAGCGACGAAGGTGCTATTAAGACCATTGTTGAGCAGGTCGTAGAGAACAGTCCGCAATCGGTAGCGGATTTCAAAGCCGGCAAAGAAAAAGCCGTGGGCTTCTTAGTCGGGCAAGTTATGAAAGAAACCAAAGGTAAAGCGAATCCAGGGCTCGTCAACAAATTAATTGTGGAGTGCCTGAACAGTAAATGA
- a CDS encoding GNAT family N-acetyltransferase, producing the protein MSIQRLLLETNEDILVLLSLQIASYRVEADLIGFDDIPPLKDGIQSIREAEETFYGFFVDENNASTLAGAISYSREGCMVTICRMMVHPNYFRRGIARSLLQHILLDQQLNGATRFIVSTGTENLPAIQLYESFGFAVRRVFTVPPGISLTTFERPAITS; encoded by the coding sequence TTGTCCATTCAACGACTTCTATTGGAAACTAACGAGGATATCTTGGTCCTGCTATCTCTACAAATCGCTTCCTATCGTGTGGAAGCTGATCTTATTGGCTTCGATGACATCCCGCCGCTGAAGGATGGGATTCAATCTATACGCGAAGCGGAGGAAACATTTTATGGCTTTTTCGTTGATGAGAACAATGCGAGCACACTTGCTGGCGCCATCTCTTACTCCCGAGAAGGCTGCATGGTCACGATTTGCCGCATGATGGTGCATCCGAATTATTTTCGCCGTGGGATTGCTAGGTCACTTTTACAACATATACTATTGGATCAACAGTTGAATGGAGCGACACGCTTCATTGTATCCACCGGAACAGAGAATCTCCCTGCTATTCAGTTATACGAGAGTTTCGGTTTCGCGGTACGTCGAGTATTCACAGTTCCACCGGGAATAAGCTTAACCACTTTCGAAAGGCCTGCCATTACCTCCTAA
- a CDS encoding MgtC/SapB family protein has translation MSNPWVIDQLHITIRLVLALFLGGLIGFEREVSSHAAGLRTHILVCVGSALVMLLSMYGFSAFVNEVNVRIDPSRLAAQVISGIGFLGAGTIIFNGRSITGLTTAASLWVVAGIGLAIGAGFYYPAVLACFMVLISLWILNKLEHKYFNGKKIRILKILAVDQPGTLGLITTLLGKQKVDIRKIAMEEQENENKPNHVQITFHVTIPKPSIIGTILEEINQMKGVTAVTLEKSKN, from the coding sequence ATGAGCAATCCTTGGGTTATTGATCAACTCCATATTACTATTCGGTTAGTTCTGGCGCTTTTTCTAGGCGGCTTAATCGGGTTTGAGAGGGAAGTTAGCAGTCATGCAGCTGGCCTTCGTACACATATTTTAGTATGTGTGGGCTCTGCCCTTGTGATGTTGCTTTCTATGTATGGGTTTAGTGCCTTTGTGAACGAAGTAAATGTCCGTATTGATCCTTCGCGTTTAGCTGCGCAAGTGATTAGCGGTATTGGATTCTTAGGTGCTGGAACGATTATTTTTAACGGGAGATCCATTACGGGTCTCACGACAGCAGCTTCCCTTTGGGTAGTTGCAGGGATTGGTCTTGCCATTGGTGCTGGATTCTACTATCCGGCAGTGCTCGCTTGTTTCATGGTACTCATTTCCTTATGGATTTTAAATAAATTGGAGCATAAATATTTTAATGGGAAGAAAATTCGTATTCTCAAAATTCTGGCGGTTGATCAACCGGGGACGCTAGGACTTATTACGACACTGCTTGGTAAACAGAAAGTTGACATCCGTAAGATCGCAATGGAAGAACAAGAAAACGAGAATAAACCGAATCATGTTCAAATTACCTTCCACGTCACCATTCCTAAGCCGTCCATTATCGGGACGATTCTTGAAGAAATCAATCAAATGAAAGGGGTTACCGCTGTTACTCTCGAAAAAAGTAAAAATTGA
- a CDS encoding RNA polymerase sigma factor, with translation MDKMTDEQLIDQVRQGHSDAYRVLVERHKNYIYTLVYRMVPHKETAEDLTQEVFVKLFRSLTHFRGDAKFTTWLYRMTMNLVTDFRRSQKRKPYEALLDKMKGWFTDAREQPEEIAMLKDDQERMQSLLSELPDKYRLIMYLFHYKQLSYQEMSEVTGLPMKTLETRLYRGKAMLKEKWLEVNAHESQTSGRHSAHAIPK, from the coding sequence ATGGACAAAATGACGGATGAGCAGCTGATCGACCAGGTCCGTCAAGGTCATTCCGATGCTTACCGTGTATTGGTAGAAAGGCATAAGAACTACATCTATACATTGGTATACCGCATGGTCCCGCATAAGGAAACTGCTGAAGACTTAACCCAAGAAGTGTTCGTTAAGCTGTTTCGTTCATTAACTCATTTTCGTGGCGATGCGAAGTTCACTACTTGGCTGTATCGCATGACGATGAATCTCGTGACCGATTTTCGACGTTCTCAGAAGCGTAAGCCCTATGAAGCACTGCTCGATAAAATGAAGGGCTGGTTTACAGATGCCCGTGAGCAGCCCGAGGAAATAGCTATGCTAAAGGATGATCAGGAGCGTATGCAGTCTCTTCTTTCCGAACTTCCAGACAAGTATAGGTTAATCATGTATTTGTTTCATTATAAGCAGCTATCGTACCAAGAAATGTCTGAGGTGACCGGGCTGCCCATGAAAACGCTGGAGACTAGACTCTATCGGGGAAAGGCGATGCTAAAAGAGAAATGGTTGGAGGTGAATGCACATGAATCCCAAACATCAGGAAGACACTCGGCTCACGCAATACCTAAATAA
- a CDS encoding DUF6677 family protein produces MNLPKDNPHIPEYSPNPSFQHYPPYYSAPRKRKWVAGVLSFIVPGTGHFYLGLMQRGLFIMMLLILDIFIITSFTTRSDTSVPMVTLFALFIPVIYFYNLFDALQTTDNVNRRNELGEFAASLYDSEDPLQKLIKGTNLGVILIAAGVLFFLLSNKPRWFTGLFDLMGSYVGSVILVLAGLAMYVLDSRKNK; encoded by the coding sequence ATGAATCTGCCGAAAGACAATCCGCATATTCCGGAGTATTCGCCTAATCCATCTTTTCAACACTATCCTCCTTATTATTCTGCGCCAAGAAAACGTAAATGGGTCGCAGGCGTACTATCGTTCATTGTCCCGGGAACTGGACACTTTTACTTAGGCCTTATGCAGCGCGGTCTATTTATTATGATGCTCCTTATTCTCGATATTTTTATTATCACATCTTTCACTACTCGGTCCGACACAAGTGTACCCATGGTAACGCTTTTTGCATTGTTTATTCCTGTCATTTACTTCTACAATCTATTTGACGCGCTACAAACCACTGACAATGTGAATCGGCGCAATGAGCTTGGCGAGTTTGCGGCAAGTCTCTATGATAGTGAAGATCCCTTACAGAAGCTGATCAAAGGTACCAATCTTGGTGTTATTCTCATTGCTGCAGGTGTATTGTTCTTTCTTCTCAGCAATAAACCTCGATGGTTTACAGGGCTTTTTGATCTCATGGGCTCATATGTTGGATCCGTTATCCTTGTCCTTGCTGGTTTGGCTATGTATGTACTAGATTCCCGTAAAAATAAATAG
- the perR gene encoding peroxide-responsive transcriptional repressor PerR produces MAAQLEQALAKLKTTGVRMTPQRHAILSFLLDSMTHPTADDIYKSLESKFPNMSVATVYNNLKVFIESGLVRELTYGDSSSRFDADMTDHYHAVCELCGKISDFEYPPLSDIETTAAEQTGFRVGGYRLEVYGVCPDCTGITKH; encoded by the coding sequence ATGGCAGCACAATTAGAACAGGCTTTAGCTAAGTTGAAGACAACAGGTGTACGGATGACGCCGCAGCGGCATGCTATTCTATCCTTTTTGCTGGACTCCATGACTCATCCGACAGCAGATGACATTTACAAGTCTCTTGAATCGAAATTTCCTAACATGAGCGTTGCGACTGTTTACAATAATCTCAAAGTATTTATTGAATCGGGACTCGTTCGGGAACTGACTTATGGAGACAGCTCGAGTCGCTTTGATGCGGATATGACGGACCATTATCATGCTGTTTGTGAGTTGTGCGGGAAGATTTCGGATTTTGAGTATCCGCCGCTTTCGGATATAGAGACTACCGCTGCTGAGCAAACAGGCTTTCGTGTTGGCGGTTATCGATTAGAGGTTTATGGCGTTTGCCCGGATTGTACAGGGATTACCAAGCATTAA